In Haloterrigena turkmenica DSM 5511, a single genomic region encodes these proteins:
- a CDS encoding molybdopterin-dependent oxidoreductase: protein MSRVWRSIARVRTWLPVVAVALAAGLAAVGGSYLSVGRRPAFVATPVDRVVIAASPEALVTVAITQLGTLGHQVAFLTAIALTCLLFGLSALPGVLLLRWREPVPDALARRSVRTIGGVIAGTVLPGALAFGLTRSPVSSAGTAAGVGLVLLVTAGTGVPGAGADGPLGSLGRRRVLGAVGSAIGLSAVGLFVRGTGEESFPPGLEIPEDARPEVRELLTRAKDQSLAVEGLEPLVSTDFYEVDIANVNPDVDRGAWSLSITGAVEEEAEYDVSDIEAMELEDRFVTLRCVGDQLNGRQMDTALWGGVPVERLLEEANPRGDRVVLHGADSYYNEFPINALWPGLLAYRMNGRPLPRAHGAPVRALVPGHWGEINVKWLTEIEVRDEDTMGYWEHRGWHGTGPVETVAKLWQVNRLGGGRVEVAGHAYAGTRGIEAVEVSTDGGDTWDDAELSDPLPGEDVWRQWRHEYGASGTHEMIVRARDGDGDHQIPEEDGPKPDGATGWVSKTVGPQ from the coding sequence ATGTCACGCGTGTGGAGGTCGATCGCTCGGGTGCGCACGTGGCTTCCCGTGGTGGCCGTGGCGCTCGCCGCGGGGCTCGCCGCCGTAGGCGGGTCGTACCTGTCAGTCGGTCGGCGGCCGGCCTTCGTCGCGACGCCGGTGGACCGCGTCGTCATCGCGGCTAGCCCCGAGGCACTCGTGACCGTCGCGATCACGCAGTTAGGGACGCTCGGCCACCAGGTGGCCTTCCTGACGGCCATCGCGCTGACGTGTCTCCTCTTCGGGCTGTCGGCGCTGCCCGGCGTGTTGCTCCTCCGGTGGCGCGAGCCCGTCCCCGACGCGCTGGCCCGCCGGAGCGTCAGGACTATCGGCGGCGTGATCGCCGGGACGGTCCTGCCGGGCGCGCTCGCGTTCGGGCTGACGCGGTCGCCGGTCTCGAGCGCCGGCACCGCCGCAGGGGTCGGACTCGTCCTGCTGGTGACGGCCGGGACGGGTGTACCCGGCGCCGGCGCGGACGGCCCCCTTGGATCGCTGGGACGGCGGCGCGTCCTCGGGGCCGTCGGGTCGGCGATCGGCCTGAGCGCGGTCGGACTCTTCGTCCGCGGAACCGGCGAGGAGTCATTTCCGCCGGGCCTCGAGATCCCCGAGGACGCCCGTCCCGAGGTCCGGGAGCTGCTTACGCGGGCGAAAGATCAGTCCCTCGCCGTCGAGGGGCTCGAGCCGCTGGTCAGCACAGACTTCTACGAGGTCGACATCGCCAACGTGAACCCCGACGTCGACCGCGGGGCGTGGTCGCTCTCGATCACGGGCGCCGTCGAGGAGGAAGCGGAGTACGATGTCTCGGACATCGAGGCCATGGAGCTGGAGGATCGGTTCGTCACGCTGCGCTGCGTCGGCGATCAGTTGAACGGCCGGCAGATGGACACCGCCCTCTGGGGCGGCGTTCCCGTCGAGCGACTCCTCGAGGAGGCGAACCCTCGAGGCGACCGCGTCGTCCTGCACGGGGCGGACAGCTATTACAACGAGTTCCCGATCAACGCGCTGTGGCCGGGGCTGTTGGCCTACCGAATGAACGGTCGCCCGCTGCCGCGGGCACACGGCGCGCCGGTGCGCGCGCTCGTCCCGGGCCACTGGGGCGAGATCAACGTGAAGTGGCTGACCGAGATCGAGGTCCGCGACGAGGACACGATGGGCTACTGGGAACACCGCGGCTGGCACGGCACCGGTCCGGTCGAGACGGTCGCCAAGCTCTGGCAGGTCAACCGCCTGGGCGGCGGCCGCGTTGAGGTGGCCGGTCACGCCTACGCCGGCACCAGAGGGATCGAGGCCGTCGAGGTCTCGACCGACGGCGGCGACACGTGGGACGACGCCGAACTGTCCGATCCCCTCCCGGGCGAGGACGTCTGGCGACAGTGGCGCCACGAGTACGGAGCGTCGGGAACGCACGAGATGATCGTCCGGGCACGCGACGGTGACGGGGACCACCAGATCCCCGAGGAGGACGGTCCGAAGCCCGACGGGGCCACCGGCTGGGTCTCCAAGACCGTCGGACCGCAGTGA
- a CDS encoding ABC transporter substrate-binding protein: protein MAAAVAGCLGGGGGDGDVHFITDYYNSQWEQLWGELESEFEDETDIPMNIEEGGMSGTQEGRLAQLIQSGNPPDANTSTFDQVADIWETGQLDTVNDVVSSIEEVNGEINTNAFLGEGDELYQIPHGLYVSNFQYRADIYEQLGLEEPKTFQDVLDNAQAIDEADDVDARGYGLAGMPTGKSQDEFLVLLASAGVSGIGLRWKDPDAREELEIHFPEEEVTTVLQYMKELSQYSPDPTSIGWAESLSQWVQGQYAQCYHLNAWPVGVTALTAEAQDSDALRGLAEATQVRAYPTWGEIDKDENWLSAPAPDGYHVFSNGDRPEDVKQWFEWLYADSMERTVRFYEADPGRFLPTYSDVIESDAFQSQGIFEAHPHLLEKLQYCQDEIWGNHYGSVDEANISSPESLYMQRQWFYGEMVNSVVTDSMTVQEAYEWGLGQLEQAFQEAQETFG, encoded by the coding sequence GTGGCGGCAGCCGTGGCGGGCTGTCTGGGTGGCGGTGGCGGCGACGGTGACGTCCACTTCATCACGGACTACTACAACAGCCAGTGGGAACAGCTCTGGGGAGAGCTCGAGTCGGAGTTCGAGGACGAGACTGACATCCCGATGAACATCGAGGAAGGGGGAATGTCCGGCACCCAGGAGGGTCGACTCGCCCAGTTAATCCAGTCGGGTAATCCGCCGGACGCCAACACATCGACGTTCGACCAGGTAGCCGACATCTGGGAAACCGGTCAGCTCGATACCGTCAACGACGTCGTCTCGTCGATCGAGGAGGTCAACGGGGAGATCAACACTAACGCGTTCCTCGGTGAGGGCGACGAACTCTACCAGATCCCCCACGGCCTGTACGTCTCGAACTTCCAGTATCGGGCGGACATCTACGAACAGCTCGGGCTGGAGGAACCGAAGACTTTCCAGGACGTCCTCGACAATGCCCAAGCCATCGACGAGGCGGACGACGTGGACGCCCGCGGGTACGGACTGGCCGGGATGCCGACCGGCAAGAGCCAAGACGAGTTCCTGGTACTCCTGGCGAGCGCGGGCGTCTCCGGCATCGGCCTCCGCTGGAAGGACCCTGACGCGCGCGAGGAACTCGAAATACACTTTCCCGAGGAGGAGGTGACGACGGTGCTGCAGTATATGAAGGAGCTCTCCCAGTACTCGCCCGACCCGACCAGCATCGGCTGGGCGGAGTCGCTCAGCCAGTGGGTCCAGGGTCAGTACGCGCAGTGCTATCACCTCAACGCCTGGCCGGTCGGCGTCACTGCGCTCACGGCCGAGGCCCAGGACAGCGACGCCCTCCGCGGGCTGGCCGAGGCCACCCAGGTCCGGGCGTACCCGACCTGGGGAGAGATCGACAAGGACGAGAACTGGTTGTCCGCACCGGCGCCGGACGGCTATCACGTCTTCTCGAACGGCGACAGGCCGGAGGACGTCAAGCAGTGGTTCGAGTGGCTCTACGCCGACAGCATGGAGCGGACCGTGCGGTTCTACGAGGCGGATCCGGGCCGGTTCCTGCCGACCTACTCCGACGTGATCGAGTCCGACGCGTTCCAGAGCCAGGGCATCTTCGAGGCCCACCCCCACCTGCTCGAGAAGCTCCAGTACTGTCAGGACGAGATCTGGGGCAACCACTACGGCAGCGTCGACGAGGCCAACATCTCCTCGCCCGAGTCGCTGTACATGCAACGCCAGTGGTTCTACGGCGAGATGGTCAACAGCGTCGTCACCGACTCGATGACCGTCCAGGAGGCCTATGAATGGGGTCTCGGGCAGCTCGAGCAGGCGTTCCAGGAGGCCCAGGAGACGTTCGGTTGA
- a CDS encoding carbohydrate ABC transporter permease — protein MASETGESIRPRGAYIPWDHLPVERETVAGVATVLPVVVLYVLIAVFPIAFAFWASLHNIHTLNPEWKWVGLENYREVMNIATFWGSLWRGIVYMVGSTLIQLVVGLWMALVLNRITRGQKLLTAVVFTAYLIPTIIVSLVALRVFDPPGGVFQMMGAEWFNLWSSQTAPLGSRGWAMRLLILIGSWKFAVFVTIFTLAQLRAIPDRFYEAAKICGANRWQMFRDITLPRLMGIVLVVVLLRSIFMFNKFDIIWQLTQGGPGNATTTLPVLAYKTVYTDQAYGLANAIAVVMFLFLLASAVVYFKIFNPSEEVETTT, from the coding sequence ATGGCCAGTGAAACCGGAGAATCGATACGACCCCGCGGGGCGTATATCCCGTGGGACCATTTACCCGTTGAGCGGGAGACCGTTGCCGGAGTCGCTACCGTTCTCCCCGTCGTCGTACTGTACGTTCTCATCGCGGTGTTCCCGATCGCGTTCGCGTTCTGGGCATCGTTACACAACATCCACACGCTCAACCCCGAGTGGAAGTGGGTCGGCCTCGAGAACTACCGCGAGGTCATGAACATCGCCACGTTCTGGGGCTCGCTGTGGCGGGGGATCGTCTACATGGTCGGCAGCACGCTCATCCAGCTCGTCGTCGGGCTCTGGATGGCGCTGGTGCTCAACCGCATCACCCGCGGTCAGAAGCTCCTCACCGCAGTGGTCTTCACGGCCTATCTGATCCCGACGATCATCGTCTCGCTGGTGGCGCTGCGAGTGTTCGATCCGCCCGGCGGCGTGTTCCAGATGATGGGCGCCGAGTGGTTCAACCTGTGGAGCAGCCAGACGGCCCCGCTGGGCTCGCGCGGCTGGGCCATGCGGCTGCTGATCCTCATCGGGAGCTGGAAGTTCGCCGTCTTCGTCACCATCTTCACGCTCGCGCAGCTGCGCGCGATTCCCGACCGGTTCTACGAGGCGGCGAAGATCTGCGGCGCGAACCGGTGGCAGATGTTCCGCGACATCACCCTGCCCCGCCTCATGGGGATCGTCCTGGTCGTCGTCCTACTCCGGTCGATCTTCATGTTCAACAAGTTCGACATCATCTGGCAGCTCACGCAGGGCGGCCCCGGTAACGCTACGACCACGCTCCCCGTGCTCGCCTACAAGACCGTCTACACCGATCAGGCGTACGGACTCGCGAACGCGATCGCCGTCGTCATGTTCCTGTTTCTGCTGGCGTCGGCGGTCGTCTACTTCAAGATCTTCAATCCCAGCGAGGAGGTGGAGACGACCACATGA
- a CDS encoding carbohydrate ABC transporter permease: protein MSQKEPPGGIFGLSYDRETGLFEALKLVSTAIIVLVGAWPIYWMTQLAFTEYGTVENRITVFPTPDIFTLNNFTVITEPEMYTYMFNTVVVAIGTIVTVVIVSLLAGYGLARLQFPQKENFARILLIGYLFSPIVIGIPLYQIWRSIGLLGTRVGLIIALSAVSMPFAVWLMWKYIMTIPEAHEEAAWVDGASRWRGFRDVVVPQCRPAIIAAALFAFALAWNDFTFAQILLPQTDTTTFAPGILRAMGQAQFLPDAYLMAISLAMTLPPLLFAYFMQSYLLKGFQVRAL from the coding sequence ATGAGCCAGAAAGAACCACCGGGAGGCATCTTCGGCCTCTCGTACGACCGTGAGACTGGCCTCTTCGAGGCGCTGAAACTCGTCAGTACCGCGATTATCGTACTCGTCGGCGCCTGGCCGATCTACTGGATGACCCAGCTCGCCTTCACCGAGTACGGGACCGTCGAGAACAGGATCACTGTCTTCCCCACGCCCGACATATTCACGCTGAATAACTTCACGGTCATCACGGAGCCGGAGATGTACACCTACATGTTCAACACGGTCGTGGTGGCCATCGGGACCATCGTCACGGTCGTCATCGTCTCGCTGCTCGCCGGCTACGGCCTCGCGCGACTCCAGTTCCCGCAGAAGGAGAACTTCGCGCGGATCCTCCTGATCGGCTACCTCTTCAGCCCCATCGTCATCGGCATCCCGCTCTACCAGATCTGGCGGTCCATCGGGTTGCTCGGCACCAGAGTCGGGCTCATCATCGCGCTGTCGGCCGTCTCGATGCCCTTCGCGGTGTGGCTGATGTGGAAGTACATCATGACGATCCCGGAGGCCCACGAGGAGGCGGCCTGGGTCGACGGCGCCTCGCGCTGGCGGGGCTTTCGCGACGTCGTCGTGCCCCAGTGCCGACCGGCGATCATCGCCGCGGCCCTGTTCGCCTTCGCGCTCGCGTGGAACGACTTCACGTTCGCGCAGATCCTCCTGCCCCAGACCGATACCACGACGTTCGCCCCCGGCATCCTCCGGGCGATGGGACAGGCGCAGTTCCTGCCGGACGCCTACCTGATGGCGATCTCGCTGGCCATGACGCTTCCACCGCTGCTGTTCGCCTACTTCATGCAGAGCTACCTGCTGAAGGGGTTCCAGGTCAGGGCCCTCTGA
- a CDS encoding ABC transporter ATP-binding protein has translation MPDIEIRDLTKVYEESGNRIVAVDDVDLTIEDGEFVTLVGPSGCGKTTTLRCVAGLNKPTSGTIKFGDRDVTDKPVQERNIALLFQDIALYPHMSVEENMAYGLKIAGFSREERMARVEEAAELLQITDQLKKMPADLSGGQQQRVALGRSLVRDPEIFLFDEPMSDLDAKLKAELRPVVEKVTDEIGCPTLYVTHDQEEAMTMSDRVAVINDGKLAQVAPPKEVYDEPASQFVSQFIGQPSTQFFDGNVRAVNGTAELAVGGYEYDLARDGLEGWAGESVRVGLRPQYITVSKDPAAGIPATHLLDEPLGDATHSFFETEFGEIVVVTDPDFEGEGKEYSLVFQDEYIQLFDTDSGVRIA, from the coding sequence ATGCCAGACATCGAGATCCGGGATCTGACGAAAGTGTACGAGGAATCGGGCAACAGAATCGTCGCGGTCGACGACGTCGACCTCACCATCGAGGACGGCGAGTTCGTGACGCTGGTCGGGCCGTCAGGCTGTGGCAAGACCACAACGCTGCGCTGTGTCGCGGGGCTGAACAAGCCGACCAGCGGGACAATCAAGTTCGGCGACCGCGACGTGACGGACAAGCCGGTCCAGGAACGCAACATCGCGTTGCTCTTCCAGGATATCGCGCTGTACCCGCACATGAGCGTCGAAGAGAACATGGCCTACGGCCTCAAGATCGCCGGCTTCTCGCGGGAAGAGCGCATGGCCCGCGTCGAGGAGGCCGCGGAGCTGCTCCAAATCACGGACCAACTGAAGAAGATGCCCGCGGACCTCTCAGGCGGACAGCAACAGCGCGTCGCGCTGGGTCGATCGCTCGTGCGCGACCCGGAGATCTTCCTGTTCGACGAGCCGATGTCGGATCTGGACGCCAAGCTCAAGGCCGAGCTGCGGCCGGTCGTCGAGAAGGTGACCGACGAGATCGGCTGTCCGACGCTGTACGTCACCCACGACCAGGAGGAGGCGATGACCATGTCCGATCGCGTCGCGGTCATCAACGACGGCAAACTCGCGCAGGTCGCCCCGCCGAAGGAGGTGTACGACGAACCGGCCTCGCAGTTCGTCAGTCAGTTCATCGGCCAGCCGTCGACCCAGTTCTTCGACGGGAACGTCAGGGCCGTCAACGGGACCGCCGAACTCGCGGTCGGCGGCTACGAGTACGACCTCGCCCGCGACGGGCTCGAGGGGTGGGCCGGCGAGAGCGTCCGCGTGGGCCTTCGCCCGCAGTACATCACGGTCAGCAAGGATCCCGCGGCGGGCATCCCGGCGACGCACCTGCTGGACGAGCCGCTGGGCGATGCGACCCACAGCTTCTTCGAGACGGAGTTCGGCGAGATCGTCGTCGTCACCGACCCCGACTTCGAGGGCGAGGGCAAGGAGTACAGCCTCGTTTTCCAGGACGAATACATCCAGTTGTTCGACACCGACTCGGGCGTCCGAATCGCCTGA
- a CDS encoding RDD family protein has protein sequence MIDWKLDGFLPTERQPAPVLESADDRDVLFARGAAAAIDLFVCYVLIEFPLIYALSLAFSEPYEELGGYVVVLSLLALLPIYATYSFVLEWRYGRTPGKVNRDLLVVMADGRPCTYHASALRNLLRYVDLLGVPPLVIGAVSALLTDGRRLGDHAAETVVVRSTAPTDRDAAVSADADTSAAARAGENGES, from the coding sequence GTGATCGACTGGAAGTTAGACGGGTTCCTGCCCACGGAGCGGCAACCGGCGCCGGTACTGGAGTCCGCGGACGACCGCGACGTCTTGTTCGCCCGCGGCGCCGCGGCGGCGATCGACCTGTTCGTCTGCTACGTCCTGATCGAGTTCCCACTGATCTACGCGCTGAGTCTCGCGTTCAGCGAGCCCTATGAGGAACTGGGCGGCTACGTCGTCGTCCTCTCGCTGCTCGCGCTGTTGCCGATTTACGCCACCTACTCCTTCGTCCTCGAGTGGCGTTACGGCCGGACGCCGGGGAAGGTCAACCGCGACCTGCTGGTCGTCATGGCGGACGGTCGGCCGTGTACGTACCACGCTAGCGCCCTGCGGAACCTCCTGCGCTACGTCGATCTCCTCGGCGTGCCGCCGCTCGTGATCGGCGCCGTGTCGGCCCTCCTGACCGACGGACGCCGCCTCGGCGACCACGCAGCCGAGACGGTCGTCGTTCGCTCGACGGCGCCGACGGATCGCGACGCGGCGGTCTCGGCCGACGCGGACACGAGCGCGGCCGCTCGAGCGGGCGAGAACGGAGAGAGCTGA
- a CDS encoding acetyl-CoA acetyltransferase, with product MAEPIVAGVAESDLGATPDRNWLDNAGIATVRALEDGGLTLADVDGVAVAGGDDYMPALVLAEYLDLEKPSLLEGTEIGGSSFENFCGHVGDAMARGRADVVVIAYGSTRKTGPGRDRSLEVTHPVDGFVRPTGLFRPPGAYAMAARRHMHEYGTTEAQLAEIAVATREWAAMNPKAAHRDPITVEDVLESRRIAEPFNLLDCCLVSDGGGAVVLVSEAKARELGVPEIAVAGIASTSTHRQDISEMPDMTTTGAAVTGPKAFDEAGITHDDVDVAQLYDSFTYTALVTLEDLGFCEKGEGGAFVEGGTTAPGGELPMNTQGGGLSYCHPGHFGVFVLIEATRQLRGDYTGDRQVDGAEVAVAHGTGGVLSSSSTVVLRREA from the coding sequence GTGGCTGAGCCGATCGTCGCCGGCGTCGCCGAGAGCGACCTCGGAGCGACGCCCGATCGAAACTGGCTCGACAACGCCGGGATCGCGACCGTCCGCGCCCTCGAGGACGGCGGGCTGACCCTCGCGGACGTCGACGGCGTCGCGGTCGCCGGCGGAGACGACTACATGCCCGCGCTGGTGCTCGCGGAGTATCTCGACCTCGAGAAGCCGTCGCTGCTCGAGGGTACCGAGATCGGCGGCTCGTCGTTCGAGAACTTCTGCGGCCACGTCGGCGACGCCATGGCCCGCGGCCGGGCCGACGTCGTCGTAATCGCCTACGGCTCGACGCGCAAGACCGGCCCGGGACGGGACCGGTCGCTCGAGGTGACCCACCCCGTCGACGGCTTCGTGCGGCCGACCGGGCTCTTCCGCCCGCCCGGCGCCTACGCGATGGCCGCACGTCGGCACATGCACGAGTACGGAACGACGGAGGCGCAACTCGCCGAGATCGCCGTCGCGACCCGCGAGTGGGCCGCGATGAACCCCAAGGCCGCACATCGGGATCCCATCACCGTCGAGGACGTCCTCGAGTCCCGGCGGATCGCCGAGCCGTTTAATCTGCTGGACTGCTGTCTGGTCTCGGACGGCGGTGGGGCGGTCGTGCTGGTGTCGGAGGCGAAAGCCCGTGAGCTCGGAGTGCCCGAAATCGCGGTGGCGGGGATCGCCTCGACGAGCACCCACCGACAGGACATCAGCGAGATGCCCGACATGACGACGACCGGCGCCGCCGTGACCGGGCCGAAGGCGTTCGACGAGGCCGGGATCACCCACGACGACGTCGACGTCGCCCAGCTCTACGACTCCTTTACCTACACCGCGCTGGTGACGCTCGAGGACCTCGGCTTCTGCGAGAAGGGCGAGGGCGGCGCGTTCGTCGAGGGCGGAACGACCGCGCCCGGCGGCGAGTTGCCGATGAACACGCAGGGCGGCGGGCTCTCGTACTGCCACCCCGGCCACTTCGGCGTGTTCGTGTTGATCGAGGCGACGCGGCAGTTACGCGGCGATTATACTGGTGACCGGCAGGTGGATGGCGCTGAAGTTGCCGTTGCGCACGGAACCGGCGGTGTGCTGTCCTCGAGTAGCACCGTGGTCTTGCGGAGGGAAGCATGA
- a CDS encoding Zn-ribbon domain-containing OB-fold protein, whose product MTADESAPTASVEDRREEWAGPVPVPTGANTEFWAATLEGELRYQHCDECGTAQLYPRAVCTGCSAVDPPFEPSEGRGTVYSYTVCHVPGEPGFGDRTPYVVAAVDLAEGPRLLALVDCEPEAIEIGDPLEVRFWQVSDEAALPVFVPE is encoded by the coding sequence ATGACTGCCGACGAGTCGGCACCGACCGCGTCCGTCGAGGATCGCCGCGAGGAGTGGGCGGGACCGGTTCCGGTCCCGACCGGCGCGAACACGGAGTTCTGGGCAGCGACCCTCGAGGGCGAGTTGCGCTACCAGCACTGCGACGAGTGCGGGACCGCGCAGTTGTACCCGCGGGCGGTCTGTACCGGCTGTAGTGCCGTCGATCCGCCGTTCGAGCCGAGCGAGGGCCGCGGGACGGTCTATTCCTATACGGTGTGTCACGTGCCGGGCGAGCCCGGGTTCGGAGACCGGACGCCGTACGTCGTCGCCGCGGTCGACCTCGCGGAGGGACCGCGGCTGCTCGCGCTCGTGGACTGTGAACCCGAAGCGATCGAGATCGGCGATCCGCTCGAGGTCCGGTTCTGGCAGGTCTCGGACGAGGCCGCGCTGCCCGTATTCGTTCCCGAGTGA
- a CDS encoding FAS1-like dehydratase domain-containing protein, which translates to MDELEAMVGDSTVTAEEFRIERGKVEEFARAITETDPLFRDADIARERGYEDVPAPPTYARVSRFPRYRPEDLEGYGFDLGFRPEYVLHGEQHYEYERPLTVGDVLTGETTLVDVYQRDGGRAGTMTFAVYETEYRDESGDLALTDRATAIETSGAVQDGSESGDEADGSDADDADLASDPEAAANGGQVPAAESVDAVDSIDAVTVGDTGPTVVVEDLERKHFVKYAGASGDFNPIHYDEPYARSAGNESVFGQGMFTAGVASRVVTGWFDLESVASFGVRFQSRIFPGDAIVATGEIVDRRADDGVVEIELEATNQRGETLLTGSATAALGDD; encoded by the coding sequence ATGGACGAACTCGAGGCGATGGTTGGCGACTCGACGGTCACCGCCGAGGAGTTCCGGATCGAACGCGGGAAAGTCGAGGAGTTCGCGCGGGCGATCACGGAGACGGATCCGCTGTTCCGCGACGCGGACATCGCGCGCGAACGCGGGTACGAGGACGTCCCCGCGCCGCCGACGTACGCCCGCGTCAGTCGGTTCCCGCGGTATCGCCCCGAGGACCTCGAGGGGTACGGCTTCGATCTGGGCTTCCGGCCCGAGTACGTCCTCCACGGCGAGCAGCACTACGAGTACGAGCGCCCGCTGACGGTCGGCGACGTCCTGACGGGAGAGACGACGCTGGTCGACGTCTACCAGCGCGACGGCGGCCGCGCCGGGACGATGACCTTCGCCGTCTACGAGACCGAGTACCGCGACGAGAGCGGCGACCTCGCGCTCACCGATCGCGCGACCGCCATCGAGACCTCGGGCGCCGTGCAGGACGGTTCGGAGAGCGGCGACGAGGCCGACGGCTCGGATGCCGACGACGCGGACCTGGCGAGCGACCCGGAAGCGGCGGCCAACGGCGGGCAGGTACCCGCCGCCGAAAGCGTCGATGCGGTCGATTCGATCGACGCGGTCACCGTCGGCGATACCGGCCCGACGGTCGTCGTCGAGGACCTCGAGCGCAAGCACTTCGTCAAGTACGCCGGCGCGAGCGGCGACTTCAACCCGATCCACTACGACGAGCCCTACGCCCGCTCGGCGGGCAACGAGAGCGTCTTCGGGCAGGGGATGTTCACGGCCGGCGTCGCCTCGCGGGTCGTCACCGGCTGGTTCGATCTCGAGTCGGTCGCCTCGTTCGGCGTGCGCTTTCAGTCGCGGATCTTCCCCGGCGACGCGATCGTCGCGACCGGTGAGATCGTCGACCGACGGGCCGACGACGGCGTTGTCGAGATCGAGCTCGAGGCGACTAACCAGCGCGGCGAGACGCTGCTGACGGGGTCGGCGACGGCGGCGCTGGGCGACGACTGA